One window of the Pyxicephalus adspersus chromosome 5, UCB_Pads_2.0, whole genome shotgun sequence genome contains the following:
- the FOXF2 gene encoding forkhead box protein F2 yields MTTENPSQRLDPSSSPNTGALQPALISQPPAAMDTSSSSSNKTKKPSSGLRRPEKPPYSYIALIVMAIQSSPTKRLTLSEIYQFLQARFPFFRGSYQGWKNSVRHNLSLNECFIKLPKGLGRPGKGHYWTIDPASEFMFEEGSFRRRPRGFRRKCQALKPMYRMMNGIGFSTSILPQGFDFQAPPASLACHSNGYNLDMMTNSMTGGYDSLSGGHHVPHMSPNPGSTYMASCPVSSSGDYGPDSSSSPVPSSPAMASAMECHSPYTSPTAHWTSSGASPYLKQQAMAPSNAASASIHSGMSSYTLEQTYLHQNSRDDLSVGLPRYQHHSSPVCDRKDFVLNFNGISSFHPSASSSYYHHHHHQSVCQDIKPCVM; encoded by the exons ATGACCACCGAGAACCCCAGCCAGCGCTTAGATCCCTCATCTAGCCCTAATACTGGGGCTCTGCAGCCTGCACTGATCAGCCAGCCACCAGCAGCCATGGAcacctcctcttcttcatccAACAAGACCAAGAAGCCAAGTTCAGGGCTCAGGCGTCCTGAGAAACCCCCATATTCCTACATCGCTTTAATAGTAATGGCAATTCAAAGCTCTCCAACCAAAAGACTCACCCTGAGTGAGATATACCAGTTCCTACAAGCCAGGTTCCCCTTTTTCAGGGGTTCTTACCAAGGTTGGAAAAATTCTGTGCGCCACAACCTGTCCCTCAATGAGTGCTTCATCAAGCTGCCCAAAGGACTGGGCAGACCTGGAAAGGGCCATTACTGGACCATAGACCCTGCCAGTGAGTTCATGTTTGAGGAGGGCTCCTTCAGAAGAAGACCCAGAGGATTTCGGAGGAAATGTCAAGCTCTGAAACCTATGTATAGGATGATGAATGGAATAGGTTTTAGCACTTCTATCCTTCCTCAAGGATTTGATTTCCAAGCCCCACCTGCCTCCCTGGCATGTCATAGTAATGGCTACAACTTAGATATGATGACAAACTCTATGACTGGAGGATATGACAGCTTGAGTGGAGGTCATCATGTCCCACATATGTCCCCCAACCCTGGCTCTACATATATGGCCAGCTGTCCGGTGTCCTCTAGTGGGGACTATGGACCAGACAGCAGCAGTAGCCCTGTCCCTTCTTCTCCAGCTATGGCAAGTGCTATGGAATGCCATTCGCCTTACACAAGCCCCACAGCTCACTGGACATCTTCGGGGGCCTCCCCTTACCTGAAGCAGCAAGCCATGGCACCAAGCAATGCAGCATCTGCCAGCATTCACTCAGGCATGTCTTCCTACACCTTGGAACAGACTTACCTCCATCAGAACAGCCGGGACGATCTCTCAG TGGGATTGCCTCGTTACCAGCACCACTCCTCCCCTGTGTGCGACAGAAAGGATTTTGTTCTCAATTTTAACGGGATTTCTTCTTTCCATCCGTCTGCCAGTAGTTCCTactatcatcaccatcatcatcagaGTGTCTGCCAGGATATAAAGCCATGCGTTATGTAG